In the Enterococcus saigonensis genome, one interval contains:
- the rplL gene encoding 50S ribosomal protein L7/L12, whose protein sequence is MALNIENIVEELKGATILELNDLVKAIEEEFGVSAAAPVAVAAAGAGAAAEEQTEFTVELTSAGDQKVKVIKAVREATGLGLKEAKALVDGAPAPIKEAVSKEEAEELKGKLEEVGASVTVK, encoded by the coding sequence ATGGCATTGAATATCGAAAACATTGTCGAAGAGCTAAAAGGCGCGACAATCTTAGAATTAAACGACTTAGTTAAAGCTATCGAAGAAGAATTTGGCGTATCTGCAGCAGCTCCTGTAGCTGTAGCTGCAGCTGGTGCTGGTGCAGCGGCTGAAGAACAAACAGAATTTACTGTTGAATTAACTTCAGCTGGCGACCAAAAAGTTAAAGTGATTAAAGCAGTTCGTGAAGCAACTGGCTTAGGCTTGAAAGAAGCTAAAGCATTAGTTGATGGCGCTCCTGCACCAATCAAAGAAGCAGTTTCTAAAGAAGAAGCTGAAGAATTGAAAGGCAAACTTGAAGAAGTTGGCGCATCTGTAACAGTTAAATAA
- the rplJ gene encoding 50S ribosomal protein L10, with amino-acid sequence MSEAAIAKKAQIVDEVAEKFNAAASVVIADYRGLTVEEVTNLRKQLREAGVEMKVIKNSILSRAAKQAGLEGLDEVFTGPTAVAFSNDDVVAPAKIMDEFSKDAKALELKGGIIEGKVASLEEITALAKLPNREGLLSMLLSVLQAPVRNVAYAVNAVAESKDGDAA; translated from the coding sequence GTGAGTGAAGCAGCAATCGCTAAAAAAGCGCAAATCGTTGACGAAGTTGCTGAAAAATTCAATGCAGCTGCATCTGTAGTAATCGCTGATTACCGTGGATTAACTGTTGAAGAAGTAACCAACTTACGTAAACAATTGCGTGAAGCAGGCGTTGAAATGAAAGTTATCAAAAATTCTATTCTTTCTCGCGCTGCAAAACAAGCCGGCTTAGAAGGTTTAGACGAAGTTTTCACAGGTCCTACTGCCGTTGCATTTAGTAACGACGATGTAGTTGCACCAGCGAAAATCATGGATGAATTTTCAAAAGACGCAAAAGCATTAGAATTAAAAGGCGGTATCATCGAAGGTAAAGTGGCTTCTTTAGAAGAAATCACAGCTTTGGCAAAATTACCAAACCGCGAAGGACTACTATCTATGTTGCTATCTGTACTACAAGCGCCAGTCCGCAATGTGGCTTACGCTGTCAACGCAGTGGCAGAAAGCAAAGATGGAGATGCAGCCTAA
- the rplA gene encoding 50S ribosomal protein L1, with protein sequence MAKKSKKMQEALKKVDTTKAYSVEEAIALAKETNIAKFDATVEVAYKLNVDPKKADQQIRGAVVLPNGTGKTQTVLVFAKGEKAKEAEAAGADFVGDDDMVQKIQGGWFDFDVVVATPDMMATVGKLGRVLGPKGLMPNPKTGTVTMDVTKAVNEVKAGKVTYRVDKAGNVHVPIGKVSFEDNKLVENFKTINDVLVKAKPSAAKGQYIKNISVTTTFGPGVHVDQASF encoded by the coding sequence ATGGCTAAAAAAAGCAAAAAAATGCAAGAAGCATTGAAAAAAGTTGATACAACTAAAGCTTACTCAGTTGAAGAAGCTATTGCATTAGCAAAAGAAACAAATATCGCAAAATTCGACGCAACGGTTGAAGTAGCATACAAATTAAACGTTGATCCTAAAAAAGCGGATCAACAAATTCGTGGTGCTGTTGTATTACCAAACGGTACTGGTAAAACACAAACTGTTTTAGTTTTTGCTAAAGGCGAAAAAGCAAAAGAAGCAGAAGCAGCTGGTGCTGACTTTGTTGGCGACGACGACATGGTTCAAAAAATCCAAGGTGGATGGTTTGACTTTGACGTAGTTGTGGCAACACCAGATATGATGGCTACTGTTGGTAAATTAGGTCGTGTCTTAGGTCCTAAAGGTTTAATGCCTAACCCTAAAACAGGTACTGTTACAATGGACGTTACAAAAGCTGTTAACGAAGTAAAAGCTGGTAAAGTTACTTACCGTGTTGATAAAGCTGGTAATGTACATGTACCAATTGGTAAAGTTTCATTTGAAGATAACAAATTAGTTGAAAACTTCAAAACTATTAATGATGTGTTAGTGAAAGCTAAACCATCAGCTGCAAAAGGTCAATATATCAAAAACATTTCAGTGACAACAACATTTGGCCCTGGTGTTCATGTTGATCAAGCTTCATTTTAA
- the rplK gene encoding 50S ribosomal protein L11, whose product MAKKVEKIVKLQIPAGKATPAPPVGPALGQAGINIMGFTKEFNARTADQAGLIIPVVISVYEDRSFTFVTKTPPAAVLLKKAAGVEKGSGEPNKTKVAKVTRDQVKEIAETKMADLNAADVEAAMRMVEGTARSMGITVE is encoded by the coding sequence GTGGCAAAGAAAGTTGAAAAAATCGTTAAATTGCAAATTCCTGCAGGTAAAGCAACACCAGCTCCACCAGTAGGTCCTGCGCTAGGTCAAGCGGGTATCAATATCATGGGCTTCACAAAAGAATTTAATGCCCGTACTGCTGATCAAGCAGGTTTAATCATTCCAGTTGTGATTTCTGTATATGAAGACCGTTCATTTACATTTGTCACAAAAACACCACCAGCTGCAGTATTGTTGAAAAAAGCTGCCGGTGTAGAAAAAGGTTCAGGCGAACCAAACAAAACAAAAGTTGCAAAAGTTACGCGGGATCAAGTTAAAGAAATCGCTGAAACTAAAATGGCTGACCTAAACGCTGCTGACGTAGAAGCTGCTATGCGCATGGTCGAAGGTACTGCACGAAGCATGGGGATTACTGTAGAATAA
- a CDS encoding glucosamine-6-phosphate deaminase translates to MKLIIEKDYETMSQTTANILLGLMSEDHRVNLAITAGNTPKRLYEIMVPQVKGRPYFENVHYYNFDEIPIVGSQGYGITMRNLNDLYFSPANIKKEQLHPLDETNWQTQDARLKEAGGLDLILMGIGEDGHFCGNMPGWTKFGATTYAVDISQAQAAKEALAAEVDGDLRKVPNEFYTMGPKSVMAAKRLVMFANGKKKAAIVKKAFFGAVTEAVPASILQLHPNLTLILDTEAASELADR, encoded by the coding sequence ATGAAGTTAATTATTGAAAAAGATTACGAAACTATGAGTCAAACTACCGCCAATATTTTATTGGGATTGATGAGTGAAGATCACCGGGTCAATTTGGCTATTACAGCTGGCAATACGCCTAAACGTCTTTATGAAATTATGGTGCCGCAAGTAAAAGGGCGACCTTATTTTGAGAATGTTCATTATTATAATTTTGACGAAATCCCAATTGTGGGCAGTCAAGGCTATGGCATTACTATGCGTAATTTAAATGATTTGTATTTTTCACCCGCTAATATCAAAAAAGAGCAGTTACATCCTTTAGACGAAACCAATTGGCAAACACAAGATGCACGCTTAAAGGAAGCTGGTGGCTTAGATTTAATTTTAATGGGTATTGGTGAAGATGGTCATTTTTGTGGCAACATGCCTGGCTGGACAAAATTTGGTGCTACGACCTATGCTGTTGATATTTCACAAGCACAAGCAGCAAAAGAAGCTCTTGCAGCAGAAGTAGATGGAGATTTAAGGAAAGTCCCCAATGAATTTTACACGATGGGTCCAAAGAGCGTAATGGCGGCAAAGCGGCTCGTCATGTTTGCTAACGGAAAGAAGAAAGCTGCGATTGTTAAAAAAGCATTCTTTGGCGCAGTGACAGAAGCTGTTCCTGCTTCTATTTTACAGTTACATCCGAATTTGACACTCATTTTAGATACAGAGGCGGCTAGTGAATTAGCTGATAGATAA
- the sdaAB gene encoding L-serine ammonia-lyase, iron-sulfur-dependent subunit beta, translated as MEQLKYRSVFDIIGPVMVGPSSSHTAGAARIGKVIRSIFGEQPESVDIYLYESFAKTYRGHGTDIALVGGLLGMEPDDTRLAESLKIAYEKGMEVYFIPKSEKAEHPNSVKMILHKGDRTLSVSGKSIGGGNIQISELNGFKISLSMGTPTFITVHQDVPGMIAKVTNILSKQGVNIGTMTVTRESKGEKAIMIIEVDEPQPGICAQLKSLEYMYTVNYFD; from the coding sequence ATGGAACAGCTAAAATATCGTAGTGTTTTTGACATTATCGGACCTGTTATGGTTGGACCCAGCAGTTCCCATACTGCTGGAGCAGCTAGAATCGGGAAAGTCATTCGCAGTATTTTCGGCGAACAGCCTGAAAGTGTCGACATTTATTTATATGAATCTTTTGCCAAAACATATCGCGGGCATGGTACAGATATCGCCTTAGTAGGTGGTTTACTAGGAATGGAACCAGATGACACACGTTTGGCGGAATCTTTAAAAATTGCCTACGAAAAAGGCATGGAAGTTTATTTTATTCCTAAAAGTGAAAAGGCAGAACATCCTAACTCAGTTAAGATGATTCTTCATAAAGGTGATCGAACCCTATCAGTTAGTGGTAAATCAATTGGTGGTGGAAATATTCAAATCTCGGAATTAAACGGTTTTAAAATTTCCTTATCTATGGGAACACCCACCTTTATTACGGTTCATCAAGATGTGCCAGGCATGATTGCCAAAGTTACCAATATCTTGTCTAAACAAGGTGTAAATATCGGTACGATGACCGTCACGCGAGAATCCAAGGGCGAAAAAGCTATTATGATTATTGAAGTAGATGAGCCACAACCTGGTATTTGTGCGCAATTAAAATCCTTGGAATATATGTATACTGTTAATTATTTTGATTAA
- the sdaAA gene encoding L-serine ammonia-lyase, iron-sulfur-dependent, subunit alpha, which yields MFYTIADLVEQAKNYPSVADLMIATEMEVTGRQKEQIIALMERNLTVMENSVAEGVMGVTSVTGLTGGDAKKMDDYLTSGNFLSGETILKAVRNGIAVNEVNAKMGLICATPTAGSAGVVAGVLLAVRERLNLSHEEQVNFLFTAGAFGLVIANNASISGAEGGCQAEVGSASAMAAAALVCANGGSAHQAAQAVAITLKNMMGLICDPVAGLVEVPCVKRNALGSSQAFISADMALAGIQSVIPPDEVVAAMYQVGRQMPSIFKETAEGGLAMTPTAQRLQKEIFAKQQ from the coding sequence ATGTTTTATACAATTGCAGATTTAGTAGAACAAGCTAAAAATTATCCTTCTGTTGCAGATTTAATGATTGCTACTGAAATGGAAGTTACTGGGCGTCAAAAAGAACAGATTATTGCATTAATGGAACGAAACTTAACTGTGATGGAAAATTCTGTTGCTGAAGGGGTGATGGGTGTTACTTCTGTCACGGGTTTAACTGGCGGCGACGCAAAAAAGATGGACGATTATCTAACTAGCGGTAATTTTTTAAGTGGTGAAACCATTTTGAAAGCTGTCAGAAATGGTATCGCCGTCAATGAAGTGAATGCGAAAATGGGATTAATCTGCGCCACACCTACTGCTGGTAGCGCTGGAGTTGTCGCGGGTGTCTTACTGGCAGTGCGTGAGCGATTAAATTTAAGTCACGAAGAACAAGTAAACTTCCTTTTTACCGCAGGGGCTTTTGGATTAGTGATTGCCAATAATGCTTCAATTTCTGGTGCTGAAGGAGGTTGTCAGGCAGAGGTGGGTTCTGCCAGCGCAATGGCTGCGGCGGCTTTGGTTTGTGCTAACGGAGGCAGTGCGCATCAAGCGGCTCAAGCAGTTGCGATTACTTTAAAAAATATGATGGGGTTAATTTGTGATCCTGTTGCTGGTTTAGTAGAAGTACCTTGTGTGAAACGGAATGCACTGGGGTCTTCTCAAGCATTTATTTCCGCTGATATGGCGTTAGCAGGTATCCAAAGTGTTATTCCACCTGATGAAGTAGTGGCTGCAATGTATCAAGTTGGACGTCAAATGCCTTCTATTTTTAAGGAAACAGCAGAAGGCGGGTTAGCTATGACCCCTACTGCCCAGCGTCTACAAAAAGAAATTTTTGCTAAGCAACAATAA
- a CDS encoding ABC transporter permease — translation MAEKFSQWTLLFFQFFKRDWKKIIVWLIGLGVFSGGFVSAFEELSKGQGLAGMFHTMQNPAMIAMIGTTPINDAKVYTVGAMYANEMLLFCGIFAMVIAALHVISHTRKEEEQGLTELIRSFRVGRQANSLAVLLETVLINLILGIIIAGLMASFGATSIDFKGSVLFGLSIALAGILGAALGLLFAQIMPTAAGATGASLSVIGLFYMIRAMTDISNGDLSKLNPLGWIYLTYPFTENNWFYLVIGLIFSFIVLLFSFFLEGRRDYNAGYLPEKEGRKNANRALLSVPGWYIRINIGMIISWLIGFAVMGAAYGSIYQDMQSFMEGNELVKQMFVHSGGSLAESFTGTIMMVMIALVVILPVAITNKLFTEENSGRMSQMFSTKVSRLKLYTTSILLAVVSGITGIFLSSASLGVTAVSVMKKNATMPIQEFFEAGFNFLPIVLFFTGIAAFCLGVAPKLGKVVYAYLGYSFALSYFGGILDLPNWFSHTSALKWLPQLPVADFNFTRFIVITLISCGLFLLGFIGYSRRDLQESA, via the coding sequence ATGGCAGAGAAATTTTCGCAATGGACTTTATTATTCTTTCAGTTTTTTAAACGAGATTGGAAAAAAATTATTGTTTGGTTAATAGGATTAGGTGTATTTAGTGGCGGTTTTGTCTCAGCTTTTGAAGAACTTTCAAAAGGGCAAGGGTTAGCGGGAATGTTTCACACGATGCAAAATCCGGCTATGATTGCAATGATTGGGACAACACCGATAAATGACGCAAAAGTATATACTGTTGGTGCAATGTACGCCAATGAAATGTTACTGTTTTGTGGGATATTTGCAATGGTAATAGCAGCTTTACATGTTATTAGCCATACAAGAAAAGAAGAAGAACAAGGGCTAACAGAGCTGATTCGGTCTTTTCGAGTGGGACGTCAAGCCAACTCGTTGGCTGTTTTACTAGAAACAGTTTTAATTAATCTAATTTTAGGCATAATTATCGCAGGATTGATGGCATCGTTTGGTGCTACTAGTATTGATTTCAAAGGTAGCGTGTTATTTGGGTTATCCATAGCCTTAGCCGGTATCTTAGGAGCTGCTTTAGGCTTGTTATTTGCCCAAATTATGCCAACAGCAGCTGGCGCAACAGGAGCTAGTTTAAGTGTTATCGGCCTATTTTATATGATACGAGCGATGACAGATATCAGTAATGGAGATTTATCAAAATTAAATCCTCTGGGTTGGATCTATTTAACTTATCCATTTACAGAAAATAATTGGTTTTATCTTGTCATCGGCCTTATTTTTAGCTTTATAGTGCTACTGTTTAGCTTCTTTTTAGAAGGAAGACGCGATTACAATGCGGGCTATTTACCAGAAAAGGAAGGACGAAAAAATGCTAATCGAGCACTTTTGTCTGTGCCAGGCTGGTATATACGAATTAATATTGGCATGATAATTAGTTGGCTTATTGGTTTTGCGGTGATGGGAGCTGCCTATGGTTCGATTTATCAAGATATGCAAAGTTTCATGGAAGGTAACGAATTAGTAAAACAAATGTTTGTTCATTCAGGTGGCAGTTTAGCTGAGTCATTTACAGGAACAATTATGATGGTAATGATAGCGCTAGTAGTCATTTTACCGGTTGCTATTACAAATAAACTATTTACAGAAGAAAATAGTGGCCGTATGAGTCAAATGTTTTCAACCAAAGTCTCTCGCTTAAAATTATATACTACTAGTATTTTATTAGCCGTAGTCAGTGGTATAACAGGTATTTTTCTTAGTTCAGCATCTTTAGGGGTAACTGCAGTTAGCGTTATGAAAAAAAATGCAACGATGCCAATACAAGAATTTTTTGAAGCGGGATTTAATTTTCTACCGATTGTTTTGTTCTTTACAGGCATAGCTGCCTTTTGCTTAGGGGTTGCTCCTAAATTAGGGAAAGTTGTGTATGCTTATCTTGGGTATTCTTTTGCACTTAGTTATTTTGGTGGTATTTTAGATTTACCAAATTGGTTTAGTCATACTTCGGCATTAAAATGGTTGCCACAATTACCAGTTGCAGATTTCAATTTTACACGATTTATCGTGATAACATTAATTAGTTGTGGCTTATTCCTACTTGGCTTTATTGGTTACAGCCGCCGTGATTTACAAGAATCTGCTTAG
- a CDS encoding ABC transporter ATP-binding protein codes for MTQLIEITNLQKSFGKFQALKDVSFTVAPGEVVGFIGPNGAGKSTTIRTILGILKKDAGHVQVFGKDAWKDSIEIHKRLSYVPGDVALWGNLTGGEIIDLFMKLHGGGNVRKRDELIGKFELDPRKKAKSYSKGNRQKVGLIAALSVDSDLYILDEPTSGLDPLMEAVFQEEVEKIKNDGKAILLSSHILSEVERLADKVVIIREGKVVETGTLQQLRHLTRSTVTLVAKGDLTNLADVAGVYDFTQKGMEVKFAIDNKTLNTILATVAKLDVEKFEVVPPTLEDLFIRHYEG; via the coding sequence ATGACGCAGTTGATTGAAATTACTAACTTACAAAAAAGTTTTGGAAAATTTCAAGCATTAAAAGATGTAAGTTTTACGGTTGCTCCAGGAGAAGTAGTGGGGTTTATTGGACCAAATGGCGCCGGAAAATCTACCACAATACGAACAATTTTAGGTATATTAAAAAAAGATGCAGGTCATGTTCAAGTATTTGGTAAAGATGCTTGGAAAGATAGTATAGAGATTCACAAGCGGCTGTCTTATGTTCCTGGTGATGTTGCTTTGTGGGGAAATCTAACAGGCGGTGAAATTATCGATTTATTCATGAAGTTACATGGTGGTGGTAATGTGCGAAAACGTGATGAATTGATTGGAAAATTTGAATTGGATCCTCGAAAAAAAGCTAAAAGCTATTCAAAAGGGAATCGCCAAAAAGTTGGATTAATTGCAGCTTTATCAGTTGATTCTGATCTTTATATTTTAGATGAACCGACTTCAGGACTAGATCCATTGATGGAAGCAGTATTCCAAGAAGAAGTAGAAAAAATCAAAAATGATGGCAAAGCGATTCTATTATCTTCACATATTTTAAGTGAAGTTGAACGATTAGCAGATAAAGTTGTTATTATTCGAGAAGGAAAGGTTGTCGAAACAGGAACGCTACAACAATTACGTCATTTGACACGTTCCACAGTTACATTGGTCGCAAAGGGCGATTTGACAAATTTAGCTGATGTTGCGGGTGTTTATGATTTCACTCAAAAAGGGATGGAAGTAAAATTTGCCATCGATAATAAAACGCTAAATACGATTTTAGCCACGGTGGCAAAATTGGACGTTGAAAAATTTGAAGTTGTACCGCCGACACTGGAAGATTTGTTTATTCGACATTATGAAGGGTGA
- a CDS encoding TetR/AcrR family transcriptional regulator — MNGFEKRSAKKKQDVLAAAFEIMNNSEGSKALTIDKVTAATKISKATIFKYFHSKENLIKAVFKNFMAEMAREADLVLQEEKSFNDTFAALTQLKINRLDRVSQQFYLDLMACYSQTEDKELAAFMESYTHKSNEILFSLFQQGRKEGVIDPKYTDEFLFIYTESMIVGIADPSIYSRALPYIKEWSEVLLKGLAPKK, encoded by the coding sequence TTGAACGGCTTTGAGAAAAGAAGTGCAAAAAAAAAGCAAGATGTTTTAGCTGCAGCTTTTGAAATAATGAATAATTCTGAAGGTAGTAAAGCTTTAACGATCGATAAAGTAACCGCTGCAACAAAAATTTCAAAAGCAACAATTTTTAAATATTTCCACTCAAAAGAAAATCTAATTAAAGCTGTCTTCAAAAACTTCATGGCAGAGATGGCAAGAGAAGCAGATCTTGTTTTACAAGAGGAAAAATCATTTAATGACACTTTTGCGGCCTTAACACAGTTAAAAATCAATCGTTTAGACCGCGTGAGTCAGCAGTTTTATCTGGATTTAATGGCATGTTATTCGCAAACAGAAGACAAAGAATTAGCAGCGTTCATGGAAAGTTATACGCATAAAAGCAACGAGATTCTTTTTTCTTTATTCCAACAAGGTCGAAAAGAAGGCGTTATTGATCCAAAATATACCGATGAATTCCTCTTTATTTACACCGAATCAATGATTGTTGGAATAGCGGACCCTTCAATCTATAGTCGTGCGTTACCTTATATCAAAGAGTGGAGTGAAGTTTTACTAAAAGGATTAGCGCCAAAAAAATAA
- a CDS encoding alpha/beta fold hydrolase yields the protein MKKIIAFVVFLLILTGCSGNQKTTSPSAKTQRKLEINLTSKKTKVPTLFVHGYSGTKNSFGGMLKRFEKNGWGKKELIMTVTSIGSISTTGSLSGKEDNPMIQVIFQDNKNTEWSQTKWLYNCLAFLKKRGVEEVNLVGHSMGGVSGLRYLMSYPNDISQPKVLKFAAIGAPFNDFLDTSSAQNIADLLKNGPSEVSSRYQDYENLAVNLAQDTKFLLLAGQLDKNTFNDEMVPTTSALAVNSLLKQTNVVTTKIFYGPKAQHSQLHENEAVDQEVANFLWP from the coding sequence ATGAAAAAAATAATTGCGTTTGTTGTTTTTCTACTTATTTTAACTGGTTGTAGCGGTAATCAAAAAACAACGTCCCCTTCAGCTAAGACTCAAAGAAAGTTAGAAATTAATCTTACTAGTAAAAAAACAAAAGTACCAACGCTGTTTGTTCATGGTTATAGTGGTACTAAAAACTCCTTTGGGGGTATGTTAAAACGCTTTGAAAAAAATGGCTGGGGTAAAAAAGAATTAATAATGACTGTTACCTCAATTGGTTCAATTAGTACCACTGGAAGCCTCAGTGGTAAAGAGGATAATCCTATGATACAAGTTATCTTTCAAGACAATAAAAATACGGAGTGGTCACAAACCAAGTGGTTATACAATTGCTTGGCCTTTTTGAAAAAAAGAGGGGTTGAAGAAGTAAACTTGGTAGGTCATTCAATGGGAGGTGTTTCAGGCTTGCGGTATCTAATGAGCTACCCGAATGATATTTCGCAGCCCAAAGTTTTAAAATTTGCAGCAATTGGGGCACCATTTAACGATTTTTTAGATACAAGTAGTGCTCAAAACATAGCAGATCTATTAAAAAATGGTCCTAGTGAAGTTTCCAGTCGCTACCAAGATTACGAAAATTTGGCAGTCAATTTAGCTCAAGATACGAAGTTTTTACTTTTAGCTGGTCAATTGGATAAAAATACTTTTAACGATGAAATGGTACCAACTACGAGTGCATTAGCAGTAAATTCTTTATTAAAACAGACAAATGTTGTTACTACGAAAATCTTTTATGGACCCAAAGCACAACATAGTCAGCTCCACGAGAATGAAGCAGTGGATCAGGAAGTCGCTAATTTTTTATGGCCGTAA